In one window of Pseudodesulfovibrio sp. S3 DNA:
- a CDS encoding DUF2062 domain-containing protein, producing MTDVRRQPSSNYPPKRTPRDKWEGSKRWVRYWYLRLMRQNSSPKNLAAACALGMFIGAMPIIPFQSVVVIALAFVMRVNKLAAWLATCYSNALTMVPFYYFLYVLGEAVTPFDNVAFNPNQLEMTQLINAGWQAFVVMFAGGLAFGIPATVVTYFVSLFVIRRYRERRTIRLLRKRRG from the coding sequence TTGACCGACGTTCGGCGACAGCCGTCTTCAAACTATCCGCCGAAGCGGACTCCCAGGGACAAGTGGGAAGGCAGCAAGCGATGGGTGCGGTATTGGTATCTGCGTCTCATGCGCCAGAACTCGTCACCGAAAAACCTGGCGGCTGCATGTGCGCTGGGCATGTTCATTGGTGCCATGCCCATTATCCCATTTCAATCGGTGGTGGTTATCGCCTTGGCGTTCGTCATGCGGGTCAACAAATTGGCCGCTTGGCTGGCTACGTGTTATTCCAACGCGCTGACCATGGTCCCGTTCTATTATTTCCTGTATGTTTTGGGTGAGGCCGTTACCCCGTTCGACAATGTGGCTTTCAACCCGAACCAGTTGGAGATGACGCAGCTCATCAATGCAGGGTGGCAGGCCTTCGTGGTCATGTTTGCCGGCGGTCTTGCCTTCGGCATACCGGCCACTGTTGTGACGTATTTCGTTTCTCTCTTTGTGATTCGCAGGTATCGGGAACGCAGGACCATCCGCTTGCTGAGGAAGCGGCGGGGGTAA